A segment of the Lolium perenne isolate Kyuss_39 chromosome 3, Kyuss_2.0, whole genome shotgun sequence genome:
GTGCTCTTGCTCAACAACTGATGATTTCTGCTTAGAGGAGTCAAGCGCGACCGAAGCCTGCGCTTTGGCGAGCCCCAAACCAATAGAAGGACATGCCTCAGTCGGCTCCACAGAAACACCAGCACACGCCAACAACAACTTCAGAGCTGCCACCTCTTCACGAAGTGGGCGAGACGCCTCCTCGACACGAACATCAACCAACTGAAGGAGCTCCATGCGCATCAAAGCAACCTGGgacagaaagagagagagagagagagtccagAGTGGCATTGATCTTGAACCGCTCACAACTTGTAGGAGAGGCTCTCGGCGCCACCGTTGCAACCGAGTGACCCACGACCTCAATCTAACCCCGAGATGATgaaggacgacgaggctgagcaGATGGAGAGTGGCTCTGTTGGCAAGGAGCAGAAGCAACCGTAGATCGAACACAAGTGGCCACCTCTTCACCAATAGTGGCAGGAAATCGAGCGCGATAGAAACACTTCGGGTGACTAGAACGATAACAGCGGATGCATCTAAAAGACCTAGGATATATGCTGATCTGATGGTCACCCTGAAGCACCTGAAAATCTCCCACTAGTCCACGCTTGAAGGCGAGACCCTCGAAGCAAAGGTGTCGGCTCACGGCCCAATTAAGAGACGCTGTAGCCCGCAATGACGGCCACTCGCCCAGACCGAGGCCAGGAGTCCATTGACTCTATTCACCCACCAGGGCCATCACCGTTCTATCtcttaaaaaaaaaaaatccaccaCCGGATCGGAATCTAAGATCAAAATCTCGTCTTTTCCTCCAACGGGGCGCCACCTGCCGTTCCTCGCCAGCCTAGCAAAACACCTCTGCCCAGCTGAGCTGCCCACCTTCTCGGCAACGAGTCAACCTCGCGAGCCGGCAGCCTCGCAGCTGCACGTCCCTCTCCGCTCCGCTCGCGCCGCGCCCACTCCCGGTCCCAAGAACCTCGAAGCTCTCGTCTCCCGGCGGCGCGGCCAATGCGAACGCGGTGCCGCGGACGCCGGCAGTAGCGGTCAGGTCAACCACGCGGGCAGGGGGTATGAGGTGCAACGGCGAGGCGTCGGCGGGAGAGGGCAGCGGGAGCGGCGACCTTCGGAGGAGGAAAGGAGGCCAGGATATGGTGGgatcctcgtcctccttcgcggaGGGGACGCGGGAGTTCGTGCTGAGCACCATGGACGAGAGGTTCTCCGGATCGGTCGACGCCGACGGGTTCCCCTCCTCGCGCCGGGAAGGTTAGTTTCGAGATTTGTTTTTGAATACGAGATACTAGGGGCGCTGAATTTCATAAAGTCAAACCCAAGTTCAGTTTCAGTAGTATCACTACCCATGTAAATGCGCGATCCAACCTGTGGTACAGTATAGTACTGGACGGTTACCTTCTAAAGCAAGGGCTCGCTTGAGGCTTTAGCCAAGTTTGACCTCCTGTTGAAGAGGTGTTCAGGCCCAGGTGTAAAATGTAGTGTTCAGCGTGTCACGGTGTCAGTCTACTCTAGGTGCAAGGACTGGATCCAGGCAATGCTTGCGATGCAGGTTTCTGCTCCAGGCCTTCTAATTTCGCTCTTGCTATAGGGAACTAATGGATCGGTTATCATTACATTGTCTAGATTTTTTTTATATGGTTCATTGCAGTCATGTTCTCTCTTTATGTTTATATGGAGTATGTGCATCAAGTTATGGGGTTTGCTTCTAGTTCCTCCTAAAAGAAGTTACCATTGGTTCGAGAGGATCTACGGGACATCATGCAAAATCGTCTAAGATGTTAATTTTGTAGTGTAGTTTCCAATTGCATCAGGTCGGTTGATTGATAAAGCCAGTGTGCACTCTATTCAGACTATGTCAATTTTTGTGGTTAAATGTGCACAATAGAATTATGATAGCTTGCTCTGTATGTGTATTTTTGCTCTGAAACATCATTGTTTATAACCCTATTATTCTGGTCTTCAACAGTATTCGGGCATAGCAAATCCACAACtgcaacttttcattcttttaaggGGCGAGAGCATCCCTTTGTCCGATCACAATCCGATAGGTTGCTTAAGTGCGACCTCACGCTGGATATGCTATCAGAAAATGAGAAGGTAAGCACATCCTTTGGTACCTCTCTATTTTACGTCATTGCCCATTAAGTACATCATGCTAGATTTTCCCTCAGAAAACGTTGACACAATGTTAAATTGTCAGTTTGTCTGTATTTTTGTAATTGATGCAGTAGTTTCATTGACCTCATGATATATTTTTTCCTGGAGAAAAGTCTCGATGTATTGAAGAGGTAGAAAGAACAGTCAAGCTCAAGGGGGCTGCTTACAACTCAACGCAAAAAAAGAAAATTAGTGCGTATCCCAGTCAGCTGGGAGACCAACTTGCAAACGGAATCCACCCGCACGATTCCATTGCCGCGCCTCGTCTCTCAAAAAAAACAACCTAGGCATATGTGGCTGATATTTGGAGTTGGTGATGATGCATATATAGCTGCAGTTATTGCTCTATCTACTCTACTTTATCTCTTTACTTTGTGCTAGTTATGTTGGTGCCGGTAATGGGTTGATGCGGGTTTGGTGTGCGGCTTACCACAATCTGGTGGAGTAGAGCTTGGTTTAGTTGAGGAGAATTTGTGGACATCCAGGAAGCTACACTTCCATGTTCTATCCTAATGGAAATGGTATCTTGCAATAGCAATGTTTTTTCCTTTCCATTGTACTTATCCAGGGTTACAATAACATTCACATGTCATATTGGACCTACAAATAGCAAAGTTCTATACTCTGTTGGGTTTTAGCCTGTTTGCTCCTACTATGTGTTATAGCTATTCTTGGTTGTTTCTTCTTTCAGATGAAGATAGTTGAGAAGTTGGTAAAGATCCAGAAAGATGGTACACTGGAGGTAGATTTGACACGTAGTGCCCTTGTTGCCTCGGAACTCTCAGAGATCGATGCTTTTGCTTCTGTGCAACGTGATGCTGAAGAAGTCACATCTGGATTGAGCAAGTCTGTGCCAAAGTTGAAGATTGTTATGCTTGTAGTTGGAACACGAGGGGATGTTCAGCCATTTATTGCATTAGCTAAACGACTTCAGGCAAGTGAACTTGCAACCACCTATTAGAGATCCCAATAAACAAACTCGCATTAATGAAAATGCATATGATATTTCAATATGTTACTAGTATGCACACAAATTAATTGGGAGTTCCAATAAACAAACTCGCATTAATGAAAATGCATATGATATTTCAATATGTTACTAGTATGCACACAAATTAATTGGGAGGTTCCTATCACTATTTCTCTGGAATCTTTAGAAGATGGAATCATTACTGTCTGCCCAGCAGTCTATTATGAGCGAGCTGATGCCTGTTTGCTATTCTTTGAAATCCTTAGAGGCTCTACTGCTACGGTGATTGCGTACTCATGTGCAGCTCTACACAAAATTTGACATGTCCAACATTTCTGTAGCACTAATTTTACATGCATAAGGTGCTCTCCCCAAAATTAAATAGCAGCCTCGTTAACTTGTCATAGTTAAAAAGAAAAAAAGTGAGTTTGTGTTCTTACATGCTTGTGACTAATCTGGCATCATCTACCTTGGCAGTGCTTGGTTTAATTCCCCACTAGCTGTTCACAAAGAAGAGAGAAACATGTCCTTATGTTCGAATTTTTAATTATACACAATAATCATGATATCTTACAGGATATCCACAAAGATGAAGAAATATATGTTACAAAATCCCTCCGTTTTCATTTGTACCTGCTACATCAGTCTATGTTCTTCTTCATAATAAAAAAATGGTATTTTCGCAGGAATTTGGTCACCATGTTAGATTGGCATCTCATGTCAACTTCCGTACTTTTGTGAAGtcagctggtgttgatttttacCCATTGGGTGGTGATCCTCGTATTATGGCTCAGTGTATGGTTGCTGTCTATTGACCTTATATTATGTATATTGTTAGAATGGCACTGCATATGATAATCCAACCTTTTATTTAATGATGAAATAACATTGTCCCTTAAGAAACAAAATACATGCAATTCTTAAGCAAGTAAATTGTGTAAGAATGCATGCACATACTCACATTCGATTTGTAAGGGGTGCATTTTCATCTGCAGACATGACAAAAAACAAAGGATTTTTAATGCTTGCGCCCAATGAGATTTCTGTTCAAAGAAAGCAGGTCAAGGAAATCATTTTCTCTCTTCTACCTGCATGCACAGAACCTGATTTGGATACTGGAACACCTTTCAGAGCTCAGGCAATAATAGCAAATCCTCCTGCTTTAGGTGGGTCTGTCCGTCACTACACTCCTTTATTCCATGTTGTAACATTTCTGTATACCTTTGCTAACTCAGTTAACATGTTTTCCAAAAAAAATACATGTAAATTCTCTTTAGTTGTGTGGTTAGACGGTGCAGTATATACATCTGTATATGGAATATAGTCATATTCGTTATGAACTTTGATATCATCATTGTTCCATTATATGTGCAGACTCCTAATTTCTTAAGTAAGTATTGCCTCTGGTTACCTATGTTAATCATAACATAGAGACTACTTTATACATTAAACTCGGTTGGCTTGTAACGCAGCCAAGATTTTTGAGTCGCGACTCAAAAGTTAGCTGGCAGCCCTGTGATTTGGTGTATAGTCGATGAAAGTTGCTGTATAGTCTCCATAAATCGCTGTATAGTCACGAGTTGCTGTGATTTTGAAAAAAAAACGACTTGGCGCCTATACAGCGACTCAAAAACCATAACACAGCAATTCTGGTTTTCTAAGTTAATGAGACTACTTAGTATTTTGCATTCATTTAAAGCCAATAAGTCTGCTGTACAGTTCTTGATTCGTTCGTGCACACCAATTTTTTATTATGTCCAACTTTACTTGCTTTTACCCTGATATCTTCAATATTTCAATGAATGCCACAATTGAGATGTACCAATATGTACTTTTTTCGTAAGACACAAAAAGAAGACAAGTCAGTGTTctcagtacaagtaagtaaacatGGGGAATCCTTACTACATGTTCAGGTTTAAAAGTCTGTGCAAGCTGCCCACTATCCTACAAACATTAACTACATGGAAAACAACACCAATTTATAGAATGTGCATCAGCCTCAGATTGGATGTTCTTCTCTAGTTGTGTGTCTTCTCCGTTTCACTGAAGACTGAATTATTTTTTTCCTTCAAATGGTTAATTGACCTTATGGTGTATGTAATCATTTACCTTTCTGGCATGTGGCATCTTGTGCATCATACAACATGTATATACAGTGTAACTGAAACTTTGCATATTGCTATTATTTCAGGACATCTGCATATTGCTGAGGCACTTGGGGTACCTCTGCACATCTTCTTTACTTTTCCATGGACGTAAGTCAAACATTTCACAATCTTAAATATGCCATCATGTTTATCCAGTGAAAACATTTACATTGTTTTTTTGCGTGTGTCTCAGTTGCCATTGGTTGTGTTAGAATAGTGCTCCCTCCTTATAAGTTTATAAGGCATGAACGTGTTTCAAGACTAACTTTGATAATTTAAGTTATATGCCACAAAACAGGTATTACCATCTAATTCACATTTGAAAGAAGTTTCGAATTGTATTTTTATCGCATATAATATAACTCATATATTATTGGTCTAATTGATGGTCAAAGTAAATCTTAAAATATGTGGGTGCTTAAAAACTGAAAGGGAGAGATTTTTTCTTACGATGAAATCCCTCTGGAACTGCTCATATTATACCACCAGAATATACTCAAAGTTACACTCTTTGTTCTGTTTACTTGTCTAACCAAGAATAGTTTTCCCCATCCCTCAAAGTATACTTCAACAGCTACCATAGTAGACTCCTGGGGAAAGTCCATTGATTAGTGAGGACTATTATTTGCAAATTATAATTTCAGTCAAGACACTCACTTCCTGTGCATGTATTCATAATCTGATTGTTATACCTTTCCTTCTACATCTGTTAATCTAATATCTAAGTAACCTATAGTCAAAATTCACTAATCTTGAACTTTTTACTAGATATTAAGCATTTCTCTCATGCATGTCAGCTTATCTCTGGCTACAGTGCTCACAATGTCATGTATTCCcaatagaaattgtattaacagtGTATCACATAGATTGACTTAATGATACTGTAAAAAGTAGAACACTACTATACATTTTAATAAATAATTATGGTTAACTTTTTTTGAACTAATATTTATGTTTTACTGTTTAAGTAAAGTTGTTATGTATGTTTTCCTAATTGCTAACATTTGTAGGCAGGCCAACAAATGAGTTCCCTCATCCACTGGCACGGACGCCTCAGAGCGCAACCTACAGGGTACAGCCTTAACTTTTCACTATTGTGCGCATGCAATTTAAACATGTAAATTGGTCCCTTTTTTGTCCATGAAGATGAAATTGTTCTATCTCGATTTTTCACTCAAGATATGGATATTCAGATTCTGACATCTTTACCCCCTCACATTCAGCTATCTTATCTTATTGTGGATCTAATAATCTGGTGGGGCACAAGAGGATTCATAAATGATTTCAGAAAGAAGTTAAACTTGGCCCCCATAGCTTACTTCAGCACATACCATGGATCCATATCACATTTACCTACAGGATACATGTGGAGTCCTCACCTTATGCCGAAGCCAAAGGGTATCCTGATATTACTTTATTTAACTTTGTGATCTTCACTATTTACGAGTTAATGAATTTGAAATTAATTGTTCACATGTTTAACCATTATGCAACATGCTTCTACATTTTTCTGCTTATTTTGGGTTTATATCCATGCATCTACTGTCTTTTAGTATTCAGATACATTCCTTTCTGGTCTTAAATTTGGCCAAAGTGCATCGTACTTATTAACGTTTGAGGGTACAAAAGTTCAAACTTTATTTTGGGTCGATGAAAGGTTATGTACCCAAGGATCCACCAAATAAGCATCATTGGGAGCATTATTACCAGTTGAATCGGAATGGGTGAAAGCTAGAATGCCCAAGCAGATGATTGAAGTTTTGTCTAATTGGATGGGTTCCCAGAACTCAAGGTTTATGCTTCACGTTTCGAAGGAAGAGGAGGATCAGTTGGTCATGTTTTAAGGAAAAGCTTCCAACGAGTCACTTTATCCTGTTTCTTAGCTGGGCCAGTCCTTGACTTGTGTTTGCAGTTTTTCTCATTGGATCCTTAGCTCTTACTGTTGTACATTATATTATATTATCAGTATATATTTCAACAGGGTCCTTCCCTATTGTTTACATAAAAATGTTGTGTTTTAGATTAGTCATTTGCTAGCTCTAGCTGATGCAAACAGattgttcttttttttttgttgcaaATTTTATGCTTTAATAATCTGTTTTATATTGGCTGTATTAACTACATTCTTGTCTGCAGACTGGGGCTCTCTAGTGGATGTCGTAGGATTCTGCTTCTTGAAtcttggcacaaagtaccaaccaCCACTACAGCTTTCACAGTGGCTACAACAAGGGCCCGATCCAATATACATTGGTTTTGGTAGCATGGTATGGACCCTGTGTAAAAATGTATTACGATGATTCTAAAACAGTTCAGTAATCTTGTATTTTATCTCATTTACTATTATATTTATCAATTCTACTGTAATGCATATCTTTTTGTACCTGGTATTACATTTTGTTCTACCGTAAAAAGTTACGCCCCTGGTTCTTTGGTTCCTTGAAGGCTTGAACTGTAGTTATCTTTCATGAACATGTTTTCACCATTCTTAATCGCAAGTTCGCATCCCAATATTCTTCATCTTTTTTCACATAGTAAACATACTTTTTATCGAAGACATATATTTATATCTTTTACTTAGTTTTATGAAGGATGATGACACGCTTCACCAGCACCTTCAAGCAAAATCATGCCAGTGACTGTACTTAGTTTTATTGACGACCATACTGAGTCATTATGATATAATTACTAATCATGTAAATGTATCTGATACCGCTAAAATATTGGATAACCTGCCTAGATTGTAAGATCAGATGTCTTCGGCTTTAGTAGGACAGTAATGGAATTGTTGATTCATCCCTTCATgaatatatattttttattttttcatttgTACCTAGAAGAAGCATTCAGATAGGGGAAAAACAAAGTTAAAGCACCAAACACACCTAACGGCAAGACCCAGAAACCAGGAAGAAACCAAAACAGCCCTTGGAATTTTGTTTACTTTCCAATCGAGCCAGGACTATCTGATACACCATAtaattttttttcgagaaaacgcaaaggacctGTACTCCATATAAATGGAGGTGCCTGTGTCTTGCTGCCTGCTGCTGTTCACCTTGGTGGCCACGTCGTGGGTTATGGTTGTGGGTTGGCATGTGCGTCTGAGGCGCAGCACTGCCTTGGGCAGGTGAGTGAGGGAAAATGCTCACAGAAGGAATGGGGGAGGGTTTGACCTGAGTAAGATGAGTTACCAGGCAGGACTAGCCTAGTGGGCTGCGTGAGACTGGCAAATCTTGGCTTGATGGCTACATATGCACTTTTGGCACAAAATTGAACTAGCGCTGACCTTGATCCCCTCCCCTACTCCTGGGATCATAACAACGTCACTTCCACATCTGGTTTATTATTATTCTTCCAAAATTATAATGGGCTAGTAGAATATTGCCAGACCTATTTTGTCTGTTTTTTTTATGTAAGAGTAATAAATATCTAATTCTTATTATGTGGTTTATTTTGTGTGAAGCCTCTTGATGATGAAAAAAAGGTCACTACTATCATATTGGATGCGCTAAGAGAAACAGGACAGAGAGGAATCATTAGCCGTGGTTGGGGAGATCTTGGAAGTTGTAAGTGCCTATTAATCAATTAAAAATTTTGGGGACAACCAGTGTTCATATTGTGCATACCATATTCTGATATATTCTGTAGCATGCGAGTAGTGTGTACGCAACAATATGGGCGCTCTTCTATAGCATTGATGTTTCTTACATTTCGTAGAGATTTTCGAAGGTAGTTAGAAAATAGTTACTCTTCGTTCACATTTTGTCCATCGGCCTTGTTATTTATTTGTCCAACTTGCGCCTGCAGTTTCAGAAGTTCCAGTTGACGTCTTCATTGTGGAGGATTGCCCCCATGACTGGCTGTTTCCTCGCTGTACTGCAGTAGTGAGTTTACTATTTCAACACCACCGTTTGTTGACTTGCAGGAAATTTTCATGAAGTGATACCAACAGGCTATTGAATTCGTGCATTCTTGTAatgccaaaagaaaaaaaagttatGGAAGAACTTTTCTCTACATGTCAGAAGTCATAAATTAATATCATGTCAGCAGCTCATTCAATTTTTAACATCATGAATCTTTCTCGCTTACAATTGTTTTGGCTGCTGGAGAGTGTCTAGTGGATGAAAGCATCCATTGAACGAGAAGTCTTCTTCTGTGTAAACATGACCTTTCTACTTCATGTATGT
Coding sequences within it:
- the LOC127344256 gene encoding sterol 3-beta-glucosyltransferase UGT80B1, which encodes MRCNGEASAGEGSGSGDLRRRKGGQDMVGSSSSFAEGTREFVLSTMDERFSGSVDADGFPSSRREVFGHSKSTTATFHSFKGREHPFVRSQSDRLLKCDLTLDMLSENEKMKIVEKLVKIQKDGTLEVDLTRSALVASELSEIDAFASVQRDAEEVTSGLSKSVPKLKIVMLVVGTRGDVQPFIALAKRLQEFGHHVRLASHVNFRTFVKSAGVDFYPLGGDPRIMAQYMTKNKGFLMLAPNEISVQRKQVKEIIFSLLPACTEPDLDTGTPFRAQAIIANPPALGHLHIAEALGVPLHIFFTFPWTPTNEFPHPLARTPQSATYRLSYLIVDLIIWWGTRGFINDFRKKLNLAPIAYFSTYHGSISHLPTGYMWSPHLMPKPKDWGSLVDVVGFCFLNLGTKYQPPLQLSQWLQQGPDPIYIGFGSMPLDDEKKVTTIILDALRETGQRGIISRGWGDLGSFSEVPVDVFIVEDCPHDWLFPRCTAVVHHGGAGTTAAGLIAGCPTTIVPFFGDQFFWGELIHARGVGPAPIRVTELTTEGLSNAIRFMLDPEVKSRSMELAIAIGNEDGVAAAVDSFHQHLPSELPLTPPAMPVEEEGLDLFQMLSRYLEKCCLPFNS